One part of the Solea solea chromosome 1, fSolSol10.1, whole genome shotgun sequence genome encodes these proteins:
- the ralaa gene encoding ras-related protein Ral-A yields the protein MAAAKPKGQNSLALHKVIMVGSGGVGKSALTLQFMYDEFVEDYEPTKADSYRKKVVLDGEEVQIDILDTAGQEDYAAIRDNYFRSGEGFLCVFSITELESFAATVDFREQILRVKEDENVPFLLVGNKSDLDDRRQVSADEAKARAEQWGVCYVETSAKTRANVDKVFFDLMREIRARKMEDSKEKNGKKKSKSLAKRIRERCCIL from the exons ATGGCAGCTGCTAAGCCAAAGGGGCAGAACTCTCTTGCCCTCCACAAAGTGATTATGGTGGGCAGTGGAGGAGTGGGCAAATCAGCCCTCACTCTGCAGTTCATGTATGATGAG TTTGTTGAAGACTATGAACCGACCAAAGCAGACAGTTACAGGAAGAAAGTAGTGCTGGACGGTGAGGAGGTACAGATTGACATCCTTGACACAGCTGGACAAGAGGACTACGCAGCCATCCGGGATAACTACTTCCGCAGCGGCGAAGGTTTCCTTTGTGTATTTTCCATCACAGAACTGGAATCATTCGCAGCAACAGTCGACTTCAG AGAGCAGATCCTGCGAGTGAAGGAGGATGAGAATGTTCCCTTTCTCTTGGTTGGCAACAAGTCCGACTTGGACGACCGACGGCAGGTTAGCGCGGACGAGGCGAAGGCACGCGCCGAGCAGTGGGGCGTGTGCTATGTGGAGACTTCCGCTAAAACCCGTGCCAATGTCGACAAG gTGTTCTTCGATCTGATGAGAGAAATCCGGGCAAGGAAAATGGAGGACAGCAAAGAGAAGAACGGgaagaagaaaagtaaaagtttgGCCAAGAGAATTAGAGAGCGATGCTGTATTTTATAG
- the zgc:111976 gene encoding mediator of RNA polymerase II transcription subunit 1-like isoform X1, protein MKEKSIISNLRLKFAERSWNDTFQLVRRCMEKSRDESRPCAPLVRSLERLQEEFNVSSLNITKSRLEMIAKQQGMGFHVTEATCYLTADLFYLEVVLEQCGRVEEVKVAPQVGPPVSSESLLQLLRVKNYTDFSRKLAGLFAQYNMPGDNSDIKLKLFTSLQHLGKDLLQISVLQRAPNDCDSKIDLINSGRTGCVIEGKEDCPLIIQFYVTPTESDSQTADSKPVIHEAQVTVSASDVAHKLQMSSLIPQPPQLDPHGSPVFLLLNEVPHETQPACFLLKLQPFVPMTASFVKKLSLITDVTVPDVDLQWAPLPSLLVRGSQSANSHRETSDEQDTIYTVKFPDVSHSYILPRAAWQASAQIATVMSSVPFTHPAHVPAILELLRHQCVINTLLRSCVTGATPGPDCDLHFEVLPETDTSFSVTFNPPDTDSLAVLLVNISDSHQITCSLFGAGTGDATTDQYISTVITRCMSVPVTLRTLCSKLKELASTPRSPSRLATAEAENYHSAPSSAAVTDTDSTATKLSPGAAVAEDSSSVSGAACYAMSVADSELLT, encoded by the exons ATGAAAGAAAAGTCAATAATATCTAACCTGCGTCTGAAGTTTGCAGAAAGGAGCTGGAATGACACTTTTCAGCTGGTCCGCAGATGCATG GAAAAATCCAGAGATGAATCCAGACCCTGTGCGCCACTGGTTAGATCCCTGGAAAGACTCCAAGAGGAGTTTAATG tgtcgtCTTTGAATATCACAAAGTCTCGCCTGGAGATGATCGCCAAACAACAGGG AATGGGTTTTCATGTCACTGAGGCCACGTGTTACCTCACAGCCGACCTGTTCTACCTGGAGGTGGTGTTGGAACAGTGTGGTCGGGTGGAGGAAGTAAAGGTGGCTCCACAAGTAGGACCTCCCGTT TCCAGTGAGtccctcctgcagctgctgag GGTGAAGAACTATACTGACTTCTCCAGGAAATTAGCAGGCCTCTTTGCCCAGTACAACATGCCTGGAGACAA CAGTGACATCAAATTAAAACTTTTTACATCTCTACAACACCTCGGGAAAGACTTGCTGCAAATATCAGTTTTGCAAAG GGCACCAAATGACTGTGACTCCAAGATAGACCTGATTAACAGTGGAAGGACTGGGTGTGTAATTGAAGGAAAAGAAG ATTGCCCTCTGATCATCCAGTTCTATGTCACTCCAACTGAGTCCGATTCAC AAACAGCAGATTCAAAGCCAGTTATCCATGAAGCCCAGGTGACTGTCAGTGCCAGCGACGTGGCTCACAAGCTTCAGATGTCATCTCTGATCCCGCAGCCTCCACAGCTGGATCCTCATGG TTCTCCTGTGTTCCTGCTGTTAAATGAAGTGCCACATGAGACACAGCCAGCCTGCTTCCTCCTCAAACTGCAGCCGTTTGTACCAATGACGGCATCTTTTGTGAAGAAGCTGAGTCTGATTACAG ATGTGACTGTACCAGATGTTGACCTGCAGTGGGCGCCCTTACCCAGTCTCCTGGTGCGAGGTTCACAGAGTGCAAACAGCCACAGGGAGACATCAGATGAGCAGGATACTATTTATACAGTG aAATTTCCTGATGTGAGTCACAGTTACATTCTCCCTCGAGCTGCATGGCAGGCATCTGCACAGATAGCGACTGTGATGAGCAGCGTTCCCTTCACCCATCCTGCTCATGTCCCGGCTATACTGGAGCTGCTGCGACATCAGTGTGTCATCAACACCCTGCTGAGGAGCTGTGTCACTGGAGCCACTCCAG GCCCGGATTGTGACCTGCACTTTGAAGTCCTGCCAGAGACGGACACCAGCTTTTCTGTGACCTTCAACCCTCCTGACACTGACTCCCTCGCTGTTT TGCTGGTGAACATATCCGATTCTCATCAGATCACCTGCAGCTTGTTTGGAGCAGGAACAGGTGATGCGACCACGGATCAGTACATCTCCACTGTCATTACGAG GTGCATGTCTGTTCCTGTGACCTTGAGGACACTGTGCTCAAAGCTCAAGGAACTCGCCTCCACTCCACGTTCTCCGAGCCGCCTGGCCACCGCGGAGGCCGAAAATTACCACTCTGCTCCCTCAAGTGCCGCTGTGACGGACACCGACAGCACCGCGACAAAGTTGTCCCCGGGTGCAGCTGTGGCTGAGGACAGCTCCAGTGTTTCTGGCGCAGCCTGCTACGCCATGTCTGTCGCCGATTCTGAGCTTCTgacttaa
- the zgc:111976 gene encoding mediator of RNA polymerase II transcription subunit 1-like isoform X3 yields the protein MKEKSIISNLRLKFAERSWNDTFQLVRRCMEKSRDESRPCAPLVRSLERLQEEFNVSSLNITKSRLEMIAKQQGMGFHVTEATCYLTADLFYLEVVLEQCGRVEEVKVAPQVGPPVSSESLLQLLRVKNYTDFSRKLAGLFAQYNMPGDNSDIKLKLFTSLQHLGKDLLQISVLQRAPNDCDSKIDLINSGRTGCVIEGKEDCPLIIQFYVTPTESDSPDSKPVIHEAQVTVSASDVAHKLQMSSLIPQPPQLDPHGSPVFLLLNEVPHETQPACFLLKLQPFVPMTASFVKKLSLITDVTVPDVDLQWAPLPSLLVRGSQSANSHRETSDEQDTIYTVKFPDVSHSYILPRAAWQASAQIATVMSSVPFTHPAHVPAILELLRHQCVINTLLRSCVTGATPGPDCDLHFEVLPETDTSFSVTFNPPDTDSLAVLLVNISDSHQITCSLFGAGTGDATTDQYISTVITRCMSVPVTLRTLCSKLKELASTPRSPSRLATAEAENYHSAPSSAAVTDTDSTATKLSPGAAVAEDSSSVSGAACYAMSVADSELLT from the exons ATGAAAGAAAAGTCAATAATATCTAACCTGCGTCTGAAGTTTGCAGAAAGGAGCTGGAATGACACTTTTCAGCTGGTCCGCAGATGCATG GAAAAATCCAGAGATGAATCCAGACCCTGTGCGCCACTGGTTAGATCCCTGGAAAGACTCCAAGAGGAGTTTAATG tgtcgtCTTTGAATATCACAAAGTCTCGCCTGGAGATGATCGCCAAACAACAGGG AATGGGTTTTCATGTCACTGAGGCCACGTGTTACCTCACAGCCGACCTGTTCTACCTGGAGGTGGTGTTGGAACAGTGTGGTCGGGTGGAGGAAGTAAAGGTGGCTCCACAAGTAGGACCTCCCGTT TCCAGTGAGtccctcctgcagctgctgag GGTGAAGAACTATACTGACTTCTCCAGGAAATTAGCAGGCCTCTTTGCCCAGTACAACATGCCTGGAGACAA CAGTGACATCAAATTAAAACTTTTTACATCTCTACAACACCTCGGGAAAGACTTGCTGCAAATATCAGTTTTGCAAAG GGCACCAAATGACTGTGACTCCAAGATAGACCTGATTAACAGTGGAAGGACTGGGTGTGTAATTGAAGGAAAAGAAG ATTGCCCTCTGATCATCCAGTTCTATGTCACTCCAACTGAGTCCGATTCAC CAGATTCAAAGCCAGTTATCCATGAAGCCCAGGTGACTGTCAGTGCCAGCGACGTGGCTCACAAGCTTCAGATGTCATCTCTGATCCCGCAGCCTCCACAGCTGGATCCTCATGG TTCTCCTGTGTTCCTGCTGTTAAATGAAGTGCCACATGAGACACAGCCAGCCTGCTTCCTCCTCAAACTGCAGCCGTTTGTACCAATGACGGCATCTTTTGTGAAGAAGCTGAGTCTGATTACAG ATGTGACTGTACCAGATGTTGACCTGCAGTGGGCGCCCTTACCCAGTCTCCTGGTGCGAGGTTCACAGAGTGCAAACAGCCACAGGGAGACATCAGATGAGCAGGATACTATTTATACAGTG aAATTTCCTGATGTGAGTCACAGTTACATTCTCCCTCGAGCTGCATGGCAGGCATCTGCACAGATAGCGACTGTGATGAGCAGCGTTCCCTTCACCCATCCTGCTCATGTCCCGGCTATACTGGAGCTGCTGCGACATCAGTGTGTCATCAACACCCTGCTGAGGAGCTGTGTCACTGGAGCCACTCCAG GCCCGGATTGTGACCTGCACTTTGAAGTCCTGCCAGAGACGGACACCAGCTTTTCTGTGACCTTCAACCCTCCTGACACTGACTCCCTCGCTGTTT TGCTGGTGAACATATCCGATTCTCATCAGATCACCTGCAGCTTGTTTGGAGCAGGAACAGGTGATGCGACCACGGATCAGTACATCTCCACTGTCATTACGAG GTGCATGTCTGTTCCTGTGACCTTGAGGACACTGTGCTCAAAGCTCAAGGAACTCGCCTCCACTCCACGTTCTCCGAGCCGCCTGGCCACCGCGGAGGCCGAAAATTACCACTCTGCTCCCTCAAGTGCCGCTGTGACGGACACCGACAGCACCGCGACAAAGTTGTCCCCGGGTGCAGCTGTGGCTGAGGACAGCTCCAGTGTTTCTGGCGCAGCCTGCTACGCCATGTCTGTCGCCGATTCTGAGCTTCTgacttaa
- the zgc:111976 gene encoding mediator of RNA polymerase II transcription subunit 1-like isoform X2, which yields MKEKSIISNLRLKFAERSWNDTFQLVRRCMEKSRDESRPCAPLVRSLERLQEEFNVSSLNITKSRLEMIAKQQGMGFHVTEATCYLTADLFYLEVVLEQCGRVEEVKVAPQVGPPVSSESLLQLLRVKNYTDFSRKLAGLFAQYNMPGDNDIKLKLFTSLQHLGKDLLQISVLQRAPNDCDSKIDLINSGRTGCVIEGKEDCPLIIQFYVTPTESDSQTADSKPVIHEAQVTVSASDVAHKLQMSSLIPQPPQLDPHGSPVFLLLNEVPHETQPACFLLKLQPFVPMTASFVKKLSLITDVTVPDVDLQWAPLPSLLVRGSQSANSHRETSDEQDTIYTVKFPDVSHSYILPRAAWQASAQIATVMSSVPFTHPAHVPAILELLRHQCVINTLLRSCVTGATPGPDCDLHFEVLPETDTSFSVTFNPPDTDSLAVLLVNISDSHQITCSLFGAGTGDATTDQYISTVITRCMSVPVTLRTLCSKLKELASTPRSPSRLATAEAENYHSAPSSAAVTDTDSTATKLSPGAAVAEDSSSVSGAACYAMSVADSELLT from the exons ATGAAAGAAAAGTCAATAATATCTAACCTGCGTCTGAAGTTTGCAGAAAGGAGCTGGAATGACACTTTTCAGCTGGTCCGCAGATGCATG GAAAAATCCAGAGATGAATCCAGACCCTGTGCGCCACTGGTTAGATCCCTGGAAAGACTCCAAGAGGAGTTTAATG tgtcgtCTTTGAATATCACAAAGTCTCGCCTGGAGATGATCGCCAAACAACAGGG AATGGGTTTTCATGTCACTGAGGCCACGTGTTACCTCACAGCCGACCTGTTCTACCTGGAGGTGGTGTTGGAACAGTGTGGTCGGGTGGAGGAAGTAAAGGTGGCTCCACAAGTAGGACCTCCCGTT TCCAGTGAGtccctcctgcagctgctgag GGTGAAGAACTATACTGACTTCTCCAGGAAATTAGCAGGCCTCTTTGCCCAGTACAACATGCCTGGAGACAA TGACATCAAATTAAAACTTTTTACATCTCTACAACACCTCGGGAAAGACTTGCTGCAAATATCAGTTTTGCAAAG GGCACCAAATGACTGTGACTCCAAGATAGACCTGATTAACAGTGGAAGGACTGGGTGTGTAATTGAAGGAAAAGAAG ATTGCCCTCTGATCATCCAGTTCTATGTCACTCCAACTGAGTCCGATTCAC AAACAGCAGATTCAAAGCCAGTTATCCATGAAGCCCAGGTGACTGTCAGTGCCAGCGACGTGGCTCACAAGCTTCAGATGTCATCTCTGATCCCGCAGCCTCCACAGCTGGATCCTCATGG TTCTCCTGTGTTCCTGCTGTTAAATGAAGTGCCACATGAGACACAGCCAGCCTGCTTCCTCCTCAAACTGCAGCCGTTTGTACCAATGACGGCATCTTTTGTGAAGAAGCTGAGTCTGATTACAG ATGTGACTGTACCAGATGTTGACCTGCAGTGGGCGCCCTTACCCAGTCTCCTGGTGCGAGGTTCACAGAGTGCAAACAGCCACAGGGAGACATCAGATGAGCAGGATACTATTTATACAGTG aAATTTCCTGATGTGAGTCACAGTTACATTCTCCCTCGAGCTGCATGGCAGGCATCTGCACAGATAGCGACTGTGATGAGCAGCGTTCCCTTCACCCATCCTGCTCATGTCCCGGCTATACTGGAGCTGCTGCGACATCAGTGTGTCATCAACACCCTGCTGAGGAGCTGTGTCACTGGAGCCACTCCAG GCCCGGATTGTGACCTGCACTTTGAAGTCCTGCCAGAGACGGACACCAGCTTTTCTGTGACCTTCAACCCTCCTGACACTGACTCCCTCGCTGTTT TGCTGGTGAACATATCCGATTCTCATCAGATCACCTGCAGCTTGTTTGGAGCAGGAACAGGTGATGCGACCACGGATCAGTACATCTCCACTGTCATTACGAG GTGCATGTCTGTTCCTGTGACCTTGAGGACACTGTGCTCAAAGCTCAAGGAACTCGCCTCCACTCCACGTTCTCCGAGCCGCCTGGCCACCGCGGAGGCCGAAAATTACCACTCTGCTCCCTCAAGTGCCGCTGTGACGGACACCGACAGCACCGCGACAAAGTTGTCCCCGGGTGCAGCTGTGGCTGAGGACAGCTCCAGTGTTTCTGGCGCAGCCTGCTACGCCATGTCTGTCGCCGATTCTGAGCTTCTgacttaa